The following proteins come from a genomic window of Halorussus halophilus:
- a CDS encoding molybdopterin-dependent oxidoreductase, giving the protein MDVTRAEVATSAAAGVAGVAGSFAAAGRTPAFVAAPLASALVNAAPGEVTTAVVQNLGEFGHTLALTVALVLSVGVFAAIALGATRVGSRSEVPYTAVLAAGLGGWLFALAVARAPETALWSAVPVGGVVAVAERGFAVGRRRPVSRTRRQTLAAVGALAGFLGVAGYRGRNITGAEPGPISDVTDAETQSEAEQLLGLAAERSLDVPELAPLVTEIGGFYEVDINGVNPNLSDGRWELSVTGAVEESFSLDYAELTEMVESIEHRFVTLRCVGEGLNGKKMDTALWTGVPVSRLLERAGVPESSTCCVMLRAADGYYEEFPLAALEDGFLAFGMNGRRLPRAHGYPVRALVPGHWGEINVKWLTEIEVLKEEQEGYWEKRGWHGTGPVETVAKLHTVEKLDDGKIRLGGHAYAGTRGIQRVEISTDGQATWQDATLSEPLPGEDVWRQWTYEWQAEPGEHEVVVRATDGTGTLQPESFSQPYPSGPTGWVSRTVDN; this is encoded by the coding sequence ATGGACGTGACGCGAGCAGAAGTTGCGACGAGCGCGGCCGCAGGAGTCGCGGGTGTCGCTGGGTCGTTCGCCGCCGCGGGACGGACGCCCGCGTTCGTCGCCGCACCGCTCGCCAGTGCGCTCGTGAACGCCGCTCCGGGCGAAGTGACGACCGCAGTCGTGCAGAATCTCGGCGAGTTCGGGCACACGCTGGCGCTCACTGTCGCGCTCGTGCTGTCGGTCGGAGTCTTCGCCGCGATTGCATTAGGAGCCACCCGCGTCGGGAGTCGCTCGGAGGTGCCCTACACTGCGGTCTTGGCCGCTGGACTCGGCGGTTGGCTGTTCGCCCTCGCCGTGGCACGCGCGCCAGAAACCGCACTCTGGTCGGCGGTTCCGGTCGGTGGCGTCGTCGCAGTGGCCGAGCGCGGGTTCGCGGTCGGACGGCGACGACCCGTCTCGCGGACGCGCCGACAGACGCTCGCGGCAGTCGGCGCGTTGGCTGGATTCCTCGGCGTCGCGGGCTATCGCGGCCGGAACATCACCGGCGCGGAACCGGGACCGATTAGCGACGTGACCGATGCCGAGACTCAAAGTGAAGCCGAGCAACTGCTCGGCCTCGCGGCGGAACGGTCTCTCGACGTGCCGGAGCTAGCACCGCTCGTCACCGAAATCGGCGGGTTCTACGAAGTCGATATCAACGGTGTGAACCCGAACCTCAGCGACGGTCGCTGGGAACTGTCCGTGACCGGTGCCGTCGAAGAGTCGTTCTCACTCGACTACGCGGAATTGACCGAAATGGTAGAAAGCATCGAGCATCGGTTCGTCACGCTCCGTTGTGTCGGCGAGGGACTGAACGGCAAGAAGATGGACACCGCGCTCTGGACCGGCGTGCCGGTTAGTCGTCTGCTCGAACGGGCAGGCGTCCCGGAATCCTCGACCTGCTGTGTGATGCTTCGGGCCGCAGACGGCTACTACGAGGAGTTTCCGCTGGCCGCGCTCGAAGACGGCTTCCTCGCGTTCGGCATGAACGGCCGCCGTCTGCCGCGGGCGCACGGCTACCCAGTTCGAGCGCTCGTGCCGGGCCACTGGGGCGAAATCAACGTGAAGTGGCTCACCGAAATCGAGGTGCTGAAAGAGGAACAAGAGGGCTACTGGGAGAAGCGTGGCTGGCACGGAACTGGTCCGGTCGAGACCGTCGCCAAGCTTCACACCGTCGAGAAGTTGGACGACGGGAAGATTCGTCTCGGTGGGCACGCCTACGCCGGGACGCGAGGGATTCAGCGAGTCGAGATTTCGACCGACGGGCAGGCGACCTGGCAGGACGCGACGCTCTCGGAACCGCTCCCGGGTGAAGACGTGTGGCGACAGTGGACCTACGAGTGGCAGGCCGAACCGGGCGAACACGAGGTCGTCGTCCGGGCGACGGACGGCACCGGAACCTTGCAACCGGAGTCGTTCTCACAACCGTATCCGAGCGGGCCGACGGGATGGGTCTCTCGTACCGTCGATAACTGA
- a CDS encoding methyltransferase yields MDWDWEQFYRNADYDRCVYLAGEEMADLLARFFEREARGGGDTFPEDVASVGCGPAVTLFDLAERFPRTEFYGYDVSETVIEDNQKKATDQPNLHFEVDALPSLDIDRTFDVVYCVATLFFVADPEEALESLFDRVRDGGSLVVNYPNDELRKAADSFEGRKREAFELVRNGQNVLTETDVSRGIGTEVRDYWKAVDAEELAKDQWPTVYAKK; encoded by the coding sequence ATGGATTGGGACTGGGAGCAGTTCTACCGCAACGCCGACTACGACCGCTGTGTCTACCTCGCGGGCGAGGAGATGGCAGACCTGCTCGCACGATTCTTCGAGCGCGAAGCGCGGGGAGGGGGCGACACCTTCCCCGAAGACGTCGCCTCTGTCGGTTGCGGTCCCGCCGTCACGCTGTTCGACCTCGCGGAGCGTTTCCCAAGGACCGAGTTCTACGGCTACGACGTGTCCGAGACCGTAATCGAGGACAATCAGAAGAAAGCCACCGACCAGCCAAACCTCCACTTCGAAGTGGATGCACTCCCGTCGCTCGACATCGACCGCACTTTCGACGTGGTGTACTGCGTAGCGACGCTGTTCTTCGTCGCGGACCCCGAGGAAGCCCTCGAAAGCCTCTTCGACCGGGTTCGAGACGGTGGATCGCTCGTCGTCAACTACCCGAACGACGAACTCCGCAAAGCGGCCGACTCCTTCGAGGGTCGAAAGCGCGAAGCCTTCGAACTCGTCCGGAACGGCCAGAACGTCCTCACCGAAACGGACGTATCGCGCGGAATCGGCACCGAAGTGCGCGACTATTGGAAGGCGGTCGATGCCGAAGAACTCGCCAAAGACCAGTGGCCGACCGTCTACGCGAAGAAGTAG
- a CDS encoding Gfo/Idh/MocA family protein has product MNFGIISTANIGRAVIPGIAATDHEVTAVASRDRTKAETFADEFGIANAYGSYEALLADDDLDAVYNPLPNALHAEWTKRAADAGLHVLCEKPLASDAKEAREVSEYCAEQGVTLMEAFMYRYHPRTERAAEVVREELGDVRSVKSSFQFPLDDPEDVRLNPDLAGGSLMDVGCYAVSAARLFLGEPRRAYATTHDAGDYGVDTKLAGVLEYDDGRTAQVSCGFETSDTQYYRVETEDGWLEAPSAFVPRDDSGGTIEYEVDGRHVIEEFDSTDQYRLEVEHFADCVESGATPNTDGDEAVRNLAVIDALYESAEKGESVAVEQQ; this is encoded by the coding sequence ATGAACTTCGGAATCATCAGCACCGCTAACATCGGACGCGCAGTCATTCCCGGCATCGCAGCGACCGACCACGAAGTGACGGCCGTCGCCTCGCGCGACAGAACGAAGGCCGAGACGTTCGCCGACGAGTTCGGCATCGCGAACGCCTACGGCTCCTACGAAGCACTACTGGCGGACGACGACCTCGACGCAGTGTACAACCCGCTCCCGAACGCGCTCCACGCCGAGTGGACGAAACGGGCCGCAGACGCTGGCCTGCACGTCCTCTGTGAGAAACCGCTGGCGAGCGATGCAAAGGAAGCCCGCGAAGTGAGTGAGTACTGTGCAGAACAGGGCGTGACGCTGATGGAGGCGTTCATGTATCGCTACCACCCTCGAACCGAGCGCGCCGCCGAAGTCGTGCGAGAAGAACTGGGCGACGTTCGGTCAGTGAAGTCGTCGTTTCAGTTCCCGTTGGACGACCCCGAGGACGTTCGACTCAACCCCGACCTCGCCGGTGGGAGTCTGATGGATGTTGGCTGCTACGCCGTCAGTGCCGCACGATTGTTCCTCGGAGAGCCACGACGGGCCTACGCGACGACTCACGACGCGGGCGACTACGGCGTGGACACGAAACTGGCGGGCGTGTTGGAGTACGACGACGGGCGAACTGCGCAGGTGTCCTGCGGGTTCGAGACGAGCGACACCCAGTACTATCGCGTCGAAACCGAGGATGGGTGGCTCGAAGCACCGAGCGCGTTCGTTCCGCGAGATGACAGCGGGGGAACGATAGAGTACGAGGTTGACGGCCGTCACGTCATCGAGGAGTTCGACTCGACAGACCAGTACCGACTGGAGGTCGAACACTTCGCCGACTGTGTCGAATCTGGGGCGACCCCGAACACCGACGGCGACGAGGCAGTTCGGAACCTGGCGGTCATCGACGCGCTGTACGAGAGCGCGGAGAAGGGTGAATCGGTCGCTGTGGAGCAGCAGTGA
- a CDS encoding 5-formyltetrahydrofolate cyclo-ligase, with amino-acid sequence MSKQQLRERIWDALEAEGIARFPFPPHDRIPNFSGAEDAAERLADTGEWENADAIKANPDAPQLPVRRRALHEGKTVYMAVPRLRDENPFYELDPEAIPDDELDSAPTISHVEEYARQVGPEQVPAIDLVVSGSVAVTEDGARVGKGEGYSDLEYAILRELELVGDETPIATTVHDLQVVEDDVAVEAHDVPMDLVVTPTRTIRTETEYERPSGVFWDDLSDERLAEIPVLKERQG; translated from the coding sequence ATGAGCAAACAGCAACTCCGCGAGCGAATCTGGGACGCCCTCGAAGCTGAGGGTATCGCTCGGTTCCCCTTCCCGCCTCACGACCGAATCCCGAATTTTTCGGGTGCCGAGGACGCCGCCGAGCGACTCGCCGACACGGGCGAGTGGGAGAACGCCGACGCTATCAAGGCGAATCCCGACGCGCCCCAGTTACCCGTTCGACGGCGAGCGCTCCACGAAGGCAAGACCGTCTACATGGCTGTTCCGCGCCTGCGCGACGAGAACCCGTTCTACGAACTTGACCCCGAAGCGATTCCGGACGACGAACTCGACAGCGCCCCGACCATCTCGCACGTCGAGGAGTACGCCCGGCAGGTCGGTCCCGAGCAAGTACCAGCCATCGACCTCGTCGTTTCGGGAAGCGTCGCCGTCACCGAAGACGGTGCCCGAGTCGGCAAAGGCGAAGGCTACAGCGACCTCGAATACGCGATACTACGAGAGTTGGAACTGGTCGGCGACGAGACTCCCATCGCGACGACGGTTCACGACCTGCAAGTCGTCGAAGACGACGTGGCCGTCGAAGCCCACGACGTGCCAATGGACCTCGTCGTCACCCCGACGCGGACGATTCGCACCGAAACGGAGTACGAGCGTCCGAGCGGCGTGTTCTGGGACGACCTCTCGGACGAGCGACTCGCGGAGATTCCAGTACTGAAAGAGCGGCAGGGC